Proteins found in one Rhodovulum sp. MB263 genomic segment:
- a CDS encoding efflux RND transporter periplasmic adaptor subunit yields the protein MCRRLALILVLLAALPAAAAETVLAPVTITEWKPVYGEVEARNRVPARSRIGGTVVSLTVTEGDPVEAGQEIARIEDDKLVFQMRALDATLTALTKQLETARRDLDRGRALSERGVVTRQRLDQLATEVAELEGQIDSTAAQRRVIEEQVAEGAVLSPGSGLVLSVPVSPGSVLVAGDSLAEIGGGGLFLRLAIPERHALALRPGDRIAVGSGRDRQSGRLVKIYPQIEGGRVLADVEVEGLDGRFVGRRVPVRLPVGTRQALLVPPGAVTHRGGLDFVAVRGPDGPVERVVVPGERLTHDGRDRVEILTGLEAGDRVVSPDE from the coding sequence ATGTGCCGACGACTCGCTTTGATTCTCGTGCTTCTGGCGGCCCTGCCCGCCGCCGCGGCCGAAACAGTTCTGGCGCCGGTGACGATCACCGAATGGAAGCCGGTCTATGGCGAGGTCGAGGCCCGCAACCGGGTGCCCGCGCGCAGCCGGATCGGCGGTACGGTGGTCTCGTTGACCGTGACCGAGGGCGATCCGGTCGAGGCCGGGCAGGAAATCGCGCGGATCGAGGATGACAAGCTCGTCTTCCAGATGCGCGCGCTCGACGCGACGCTGACGGCGCTGACCAAACAGCTCGAGACCGCAAGACGCGATCTCGACCGGGGCAGGGCGCTCAGCGAACGCGGCGTCGTCACCCGGCAGCGGCTCGACCAGCTTGCGACCGAGGTGGCCGAGCTCGAGGGCCAGATCGACAGCACGGCCGCCCAGCGCCGGGTGATCGAGGAGCAGGTCGCCGAGGGGGCGGTGCTGTCGCCCGGCAGCGGGCTGGTGCTCTCGGTGCCCGTTTCGCCCGGCTCGGTGCTGGTGGCGGGCGACAGCCTGGCCGAGATCGGCGGCGGCGGGCTGTTCCTGCGCCTCGCGATCCCCGAACGCCATGCGCTGGCGTTGCGCCCGGGCGACCGGATCGCCGTCGGCAGCGGACGCGACCGCCAGAGCGGGCGGCTGGTCAAGATCTATCCGCAGATCGAGGGCGGCCGGGTGCTGGCCGATGTCGAGGTCGAGGGGCTCGACGGCCGCTTCGTCGGGCGCCGGGTGCCGGTCCGGCTGCCTGTCGGCACGCGGCAGGCGCTGCTGGTGCCGCCGGGGGCGGTGACGCATCGCGGCGGGCTTGATTTCGTCGCGGTGAGGGGACCCGATGGTCCGGTAGAACGCGTGGTCGTGCCGGGCGAGCGCCTCACCCATGACGGCCGCGACCGGGTCGAGATCCTGACCGGGCTTGAAGCCGGCGACCGCGTGGTGAGCCCCGATGAATGA